From a single Bradyrhizobium sediminis genomic region:
- the ntrC gene encoding nitrogen regulation protein NR(I) gives MPAGSILVADDDTAIRTVLNQALSRAGYEVRLTGNAATLWRWVSQGEGDLVITDVVMPDENAFDLLPRIKKMRPNLPVIVMSAQNTFMTAIRASERGAYEYLPKPFDLKELITIVGRALAEPKERVASHPDDSEFDSIPLVGRSPAMQEIYRVLARLMQTDLTVMISGESGTGKELVARALHDYGKRRNGPFVAVNMAAIPRDLIESELFGHERGAFTGANTRASGRFEQAEGGTLFLDEIGDMPMEAQTRLLRVLQQGEYTTVGGRTPIKTDVRIVAASNKDLRILIQQGLFREDLFFRLNVVPLRLPPLRERIEDLPDLIRHFFSLAEKDGLPPKKLDTLALERLKQHRWPGNVRELENLARRLAALYPQDVITGSVIDGELAPPAVTSGGSSSQNVDNLGGAVEAYLSSHFSGFPNGVPPPGLYHRILKEIEIPLLTAALAATRGNQIRAADLLGLNRNTLRKKIRDLDIQVYRSGS, from the coding sequence ATGCCCGCAGGTAGCATACTTGTAGCCGACGATGACACCGCCATCCGTACGGTTCTGAACCAGGCCCTCTCGCGCGCCGGATATGAGGTGCGATTGACAGGGAACGCCGCGACTTTGTGGCGCTGGGTCAGCCAGGGCGAGGGGGATCTCGTCATCACCGACGTGGTGATGCCTGACGAGAACGCCTTCGATCTGTTGCCGCGGATCAAGAAGATGCGGCCCAATCTGCCGGTCATCGTCATGAGCGCGCAGAACACCTTCATGACGGCGATCCGCGCGTCGGAACGCGGCGCCTATGAATATCTGCCGAAGCCGTTCGACCTCAAGGAACTGATCACCATCGTCGGCCGCGCGCTGGCGGAGCCCAAGGAAAGGGTGGCCAGTCACCCCGACGACTCCGAATTCGATTCGATTCCGCTGGTCGGCCGCTCGCCGGCGATGCAGGAAATCTATCGGGTGCTGGCGCGGCTGATGCAGACCGACCTCACCGTGATGATCTCCGGCGAGTCCGGCACCGGCAAGGAACTGGTCGCGCGCGCGCTGCATGATTACGGCAAGCGGCGCAACGGCCCGTTCGTCGCCGTCAACATGGCGGCGATCCCGCGCGATCTCATCGAGTCGGAACTGTTCGGCCATGAACGCGGCGCGTTCACCGGCGCCAACACCCGCGCCTCCGGCCGGTTCGAACAGGCCGAAGGCGGGACATTATTCCTCGACGAAATCGGCGACATGCCGATGGAAGCGCAGACCCGCCTGCTGCGTGTGCTCCAGCAGGGCGAGTACACCACCGTCGGCGGCCGCACCCCGATCAAGACCGACGTGCGCATTGTCGCGGCCTCCAACAAGGATCTGCGCATCCTGATTCAGCAGGGCCTGTTCCGCGAAGACCTGTTCTTCCGTCTCAACGTGGTGCCGCTACGGCTGCCGCCGCTGCGGGAGCGGATCGAGGACTTGCCCGATCTGATCCGGCACTTCTTCTCGCTGGCCGAGAAGGACGGCTTGCCGCCGAAGAAGCTCGACACGCTGGCGCTGGAGCGGCTGAAGCAGCACCGCTGGCCCGGCAACGTGCGCGAGCTCGAAAACCTCGCGCGCCGGCTCGCGGCGCTGTATCCGCAGGACGTCATCACCGGTTCGGTGATCGATGGCGAGCTGGCGCCGCCGGCCGTGACCTCGGGCGGCAGTTCCAGCCAGAACGTCGACAATCTCGGCGGCGCGGTCGAAGCCTATCTGTCGTCGCACTTCTCGGGCTTCCCGAACGGCGTGCCGCCGCCGGGTCTCTATCACCGCATCCTCAAGGAAATCGAGATTCCATTGCTCACGGCCGCGCTGGCGGCGACACGGGGTAACCAGATCCGCGCCGCCGATCTGCTCGGCCTCAACCGCAACACACTGCGGAAGAAGATTCGGGATCTCGACATTCAGGTTTATCGGAGCGGCAGTTAG
- a CDS encoding sensor histidine kinase NtrY-like encodes MTSADTSVPSFDPSLAESKGSPLRRWLAPFAVGTALLSAFLTFVVLTGLTPIEPTREVVYSFLLINAATILLLVGIIVREVWQVVQARRRGRAAARLHVQIVSLFSVIAVLPAVLVAIVANITIDRGLDRLFSGPTKEVIQNSLIVANAYLHEHAQLIRGDILGMANDISNARPLFDQDRGTFRQLLTQSAASRNLPGAMLIDKDRNILETAQTGIKHAFTTPAPEFLKGVDETEPQIAVFIEANYVAAVIRLRAFNDTFLYVARLLDPRVVAQLRQTQASVAEYAQLESRKLGIQVAFALMFAVIALTILMASVLIGLNFANWLVAPIRRLMNAANIVSTGDLHVQVPVHKSEGDLAQLGETFNKMTQELRTQRDELVSASDLIDSRRRFIEAVLSSASAGIIGVDASGSVGILNRSAEKLIGHAESETLDHPLSDVLPELDDMMKTAREGTQRLVQGQITITRDGQERNLSVRVSAEQTSQSRDSYIITLDDITELVSAQRTSAWGDVARRIAHEIKNPLTPIQLSAERIRRKFGKAITEDKAIFEQCTDTIVRQVDDIRRMVDEFSRFARMPKPVMEGEDVADTVRQAVFLMRVGHPEIDIQAEIKDDPMRAQFDRRLISQALTNIIKNATEAIEAVPAEELGKGRIEVVAARDGDDIVIDVIDNGIGLPKVSRARLLEPYVTTREKGTGLGLAIVGRVLEDHGGKIELHDAADVRPGQRGAWMRLRFAISGHAPKAEAKEPAAETKQPAAGTIEPTETTNNQAKIEAATGN; translated from the coding sequence ATGACCAGCGCAGACACCTCGGTCCCATCGTTCGATCCGTCGTTGGCCGAATCCAAGGGATCGCCCCTTCGGAGGTGGCTGGCGCCGTTTGCGGTCGGCACCGCGCTACTGTCGGCGTTCCTGACCTTCGTCGTGCTCACCGGGCTGACGCCGATCGAACCGACCCGCGAGGTCGTCTATTCGTTCCTGCTGATCAATGCCGCCACCATCCTGCTCTTGGTCGGCATCATCGTTCGCGAGGTCTGGCAAGTGGTCCAGGCCCGGCGCCGCGGCCGTGCTGCGGCGAGACTGCACGTCCAGATCGTCAGCCTGTTCTCCGTGATCGCGGTGTTGCCGGCCGTATTGGTCGCCATCGTCGCCAATATCACCATCGACCGCGGCCTCGACCGGCTGTTTTCCGGTCCGACGAAGGAAGTGATCCAGAATTCGCTGATCGTCGCCAATGCCTATCTGCACGAGCACGCGCAGCTCATTCGCGGCGATATTCTGGGAATGGCCAACGATATCTCCAATGCCCGGCCGCTGTTCGACCAGGATCGCGGAACCTTTCGTCAGCTGCTGACGCAGAGCGCGGCCTCGCGCAACCTGCCGGGCGCCATGCTGATCGACAAGGACCGCAATATCCTGGAAACGGCGCAGACCGGCATCAAGCACGCCTTCACGACGCCGGCGCCGGAATTTCTGAAGGGCGTCGATGAAACGGAACCTCAGATCGCGGTTTTCATCGAGGCGAACTATGTCGCGGCGGTGATCCGGCTGCGGGCGTTCAACGACACCTTCCTCTATGTCGCGCGTCTGCTCGATCCGCGCGTGGTCGCCCAACTCAGACAAACCCAGGCCAGCGTCGCCGAATACGCCCAACTCGAATCGCGCAAGCTCGGCATTCAGGTGGCCTTCGCGCTGATGTTCGCGGTGATCGCGCTGACCATCCTGATGGCGTCGGTACTGATCGGTCTGAATTTCGCCAACTGGCTGGTGGCGCCGATCCGGCGGCTGATGAACGCCGCCAATATCGTTTCGACCGGCGATCTGCACGTGCAGGTGCCGGTCCACAAGTCGGAGGGCGACCTCGCGCAGCTCGGCGAAACCTTCAACAAGATGACGCAGGAGCTGCGCACCCAGCGCGACGAACTGGTGAGCGCCAGTGACTTGATCGACAGCCGCCGCCGCTTCATCGAAGCGGTGCTGTCGTCGGCGAGCGCCGGCATCATAGGCGTTGATGCCTCCGGCAGCGTCGGCATTCTCAATCGTTCCGCCGAAAAGCTGATCGGGCACGCGGAATCCGAAACGCTGGACCATCCGCTGTCGGATGTGCTGCCCGAGCTCGACGACATGATGAAGACCGCGCGCGAGGGAACGCAGCGGCTGGTGCAGGGCCAGATCACGATCACCCGCGACGGCCAGGAGCGCAACCTTTCGGTCCGGGTCAGCGCCGAGCAGACCAGCCAGTCGCGCGACAGCTACATCATCACGCTTGACGACATCACCGAACTGGTCTCCGCGCAGCGAACATCGGCCTGGGGCGACGTCGCTCGCCGCATCGCTCACGAGATCAAGAATCCGCTGACGCCGATCCAGCTTTCGGCCGAACGCATTCGCCGCAAGTTCGGCAAGGCCATCACCGAGGACAAGGCCATCTTCGAACAGTGCACCGACACCATCGTGCGGCAGGTCGACGATATCAGGCGGATGGTCGACGAATTCTCGCGTTTTGCGCGGATGCCGAAGCCCGTGATGGAAGGCGAGGATGTCGCCGACACCGTCCGGCAGGCGGTATTCCTGATGCGGGTCGGACATCCCGAGATCGACATTCAGGCCGAGATCAAGGACGACCCGATGCGGGCGCAGTTCGACCGGCGGCTGATTTCGCAGGCGCTGACCAACATCATCAAGAACGCCACCGAGGCGATCGAGGCCGTTCCGGCTGAGGAGCTGGGCAAGGGCCGGATCGAGGTCGTTGCAGCGCGCGACGGTGACGACATCGTGATCGACGTCATCGACAACGGGATCGGCCTGCCGAAGGTGAGCCGGGCGCGTCTGCTGGAGCCCTATGTGACGACGCGGGAGAAGGGCACCGGCCTTGGCCTTGCTATCGTCGGCCGCGTGCTGGAAGACCACGGCGGCAAGATCGAACTGCACGATGCCGCAGACGTCCGGCCGGGCCAGCGCGGCGCCTGGATGCGGTTGCGGTTTGCGATATCGGGCCATGCCCCGAAGGCCGAGGCCAAGGAACCGGCGGCCGAAACAAAACAGCCGGCAGCCGGAACCATTGAGCCCACTGAAACGACTAACAACCAAGCAAAAATCGAAGCCGCAACAGGCAACTGA
- the ntrX gene encoding nitrogen assimilation response regulator NtrX: protein MANDILIVDDEADIRDLVAGILEDEGFTTRTARDSDSALAEIANRRPHLVFLDIWLQGSKLDGLQLLEAIKKDHGDVPVVMISGHGNIETAVAAIKRGAYDFIEKPFKSDRLILVATRALETSRLKREVKELKQLAPAASVLTGRSACMNQLRQTIERAAKANSRILIVGPSGAGKELAARTLHGMSTRAEGPFVVINAAAITPERMEVELFGIEQSNGEQQRKAGALEEAHGGTLFIDEIGDMPRETQNKILRVLVDQTFQRSGGTTKVHVDVRIISSTARNLEEEIAEGRFREDLYHRLSVVPIRVPPLSERREDIPELIDYFMDQISVATGLPKRQIGQDAMAVLQSHVWPGNVRQLRNNVERVMILASGGPEVIITADMLPQDVGSMVPAMPTSNNGEHIMGLPLREAREVFERDYLIAQISRFSGNISRTAEFVGMERSALHRKLKALGVG, encoded by the coding sequence ATGGCAAATGACATTCTGATTGTCGACGACGAGGCGGATATTCGGGATCTGGTCGCCGGCATTCTGGAGGATGAGGGATTCACCACCCGGACCGCGCGCGACAGCGATTCGGCGCTGGCGGAAATTGCCAATCGCCGTCCACATCTGGTGTTTCTCGACATCTGGCTGCAAGGCAGCAAGCTCGACGGTCTGCAACTCCTGGAGGCCATCAAGAAAGACCATGGCGACGTGCCGGTCGTGATGATCTCGGGTCACGGCAACATCGAGACCGCGGTCGCGGCGATCAAGCGCGGCGCCTACGACTTCATCGAGAAGCCCTTCAAGTCGGACCGGCTGATTCTGGTGGCGACGCGGGCGCTGGAAACGTCGCGGCTGAAGCGCGAGGTGAAGGAACTCAAGCAACTGGCGCCGGCAGCCAGCGTGCTGACCGGACGCTCGGCCTGCATGAACCAGCTGCGCCAGACCATCGAGCGGGCCGCCAAGGCCAACAGCCGCATCCTGATCGTCGGCCCGTCCGGCGCCGGCAAGGAACTGGCGGCGCGGACGCTGCACGGCATGTCGACCCGCGCCGAAGGTCCGTTCGTCGTCATCAACGCCGCGGCGATCACGCCGGAGCGGATGGAAGTCGAGCTGTTCGGCATCGAGCAATCCAACGGCGAGCAACAACGCAAGGCGGGGGCGCTGGAAGAGGCCCATGGCGGCACCCTGTTCATCGATGAAATCGGCGACATGCCGCGGGAAACCCAGAACAAGATCCTGCGCGTCCTGGTCGACCAGACGTTTCAGCGCTCGGGCGGCACCACCAAGGTCCACGTCGACGTTCGCATCATTTCCTCGACCGCACGCAACCTGGAGGAGGAGATCGCCGAAGGCCGGTTCCGCGAAGATCTCTATCACCGGCTGTCGGTGGTGCCGATCCGGGTGCCGCCGCTGTCGGAGCGCCGCGAGGACATCCCCGAACTGATCGACTATTTCATGGACCAGATCTCGGTGGCGACCGGCTTGCCGAAACGCCAGATCGGCCAGGATGCGATGGCGGTATTGCAGTCGCATGTCTGGCCCGGCAACGTCCGGCAGCTCCGCAACAATGTCGAGCGCGTGATGATTCTGGCCAGCGGCGGTCCGGAGGTCATCATAACCGCCGACATGCTGCCGCAGGATGTTGGCTCGATGGTGCCGGCGATGCCGACCAGCAACAACGGGGAACACATCATGGGCCTGCCGCTGCGCGAGGCGCGGGAAGTGTTCGAGCGCGACTATTTGATCGCGCAGATCAGCCGTTTTTCCGGCAATATCTCTCGAACAGCGGAATTCGTCGGCATGGAGCGCTCGGCGCTACATCGCAAGCTCAAGGCGCTTGGAGTTGGCTAA
- the hfq gene encoding RNA chaperone Hfq — MAADRAQNLQDTFLNHVRKTKTPLTIFLVNGVKLQGIVTWFDNFCLLLRRDGHSQLVYKHAISTIMPGAPIQLFEGGEDAPA; from the coding sequence ATGGCGGCAGACCGCGCACAAAATCTACAAGACACCTTCCTTAATCACGTTCGTAAAACCAAAACGCCACTGACGATCTTTCTGGTCAACGGGGTAAAGCTGCAGGGGATTGTCACCTGGTTCGACAATTTCTGCCTGCTGCTCCGGCGCGACGGTCATTCGCAGCTTGTCTACAAGCATGCGATCTCGACCATCATGCCGGGCGCTCCGATCCAGCTGTTCGAAGGCGGCGAGGACGCACCGGCTTGA
- the hflX gene encoding GTPase HflX: MEPRNPEGGADRPRSAGGKESGRVIVIGPYLRMRRGDPEAQTDDHVIRGSEARLEEAVGLARAIDLTIADALIAPISQIRPATYLGKGKVEEIVGLITGHEIELVVMDCALSPIQQRNLEKAWNTKVLDRTGLILEIFGRRAKTKEGALQVELAHLNYQRSRLVRSWTHLERQRGGFGFMGGPGETQIEADRRLIGDRISRLENELKKVQATRRLHREGRKRVPYRVVALVGYTNAGKSTLFNRLTRAEVQAADMLFATLDPTLRALSLPHGGKAMLSDTVGFISNLPTQLVAAFRATLEEVLEADVILHVRDISHEDAEAQQRDVDTVLRQLGIDPDAGRILEVWNKIDRFDPEMRENLTNIAARRPPERPCFLVSAETGEGVDALLAAIEDRLAATRMTLDLSIDAADGAGISWLHRNSEVLNKELHDGRYDMTVRVDETKRDIVVNRFDAVPHPL, encoded by the coding sequence TTGGAACCCCGAAATCCTGAAGGGGGCGCCGACCGTCCGCGGTCGGCAGGGGGCAAAGAATCGGGGCGGGTGATCGTCATCGGCCCTTATTTGCGTATGCGCCGCGGTGACCCCGAGGCGCAAACGGATGATCATGTCATACGCGGCTCCGAAGCGCGGCTGGAGGAGGCCGTTGGACTCGCGCGCGCCATCGACCTCACGATCGCGGATGCGCTGATCGCGCCGATCAGCCAGATCAGGCCCGCGACCTATCTCGGCAAGGGTAAGGTCGAGGAGATCGTCGGACTTATCACCGGCCACGAGATCGAACTCGTGGTGATGGATTGCGCGCTGTCGCCGATCCAGCAGCGCAATCTCGAGAAGGCCTGGAACACCAAGGTGCTCGACCGCACCGGCCTGATTCTCGAAATCTTCGGCCGCCGCGCCAAGACCAAGGAAGGCGCGCTGCAGGTCGAGCTGGCGCATCTGAACTATCAGCGCAGCCGCCTGGTACGGTCGTGGACCCATTTGGAACGCCAGCGCGGCGGCTTCGGCTTCATGGGCGGGCCCGGCGAGACGCAGATCGAAGCGGACCGCCGCCTGATCGGCGACCGCATTTCCCGGCTCGAGAATGAACTGAAGAAGGTCCAGGCGACCCGCCGGCTGCATCGCGAGGGCCGCAAGCGGGTGCCATACCGCGTGGTGGCGCTGGTCGGCTACACCAATGCCGGCAAGTCGACGCTGTTCAACCGCCTGACCCGCGCCGAGGTGCAGGCGGCCGACATGCTGTTTGCGACGCTCGATCCGACCCTGCGCGCGCTCAGCCTGCCGCATGGCGGCAAGGCGATGCTGTCGGATACCGTTGGCTTCATCTCCAATTTGCCGACCCAATTGGTGGCGGCGTTTCGGGCCACGCTGGAGGAAGTGCTGGAAGCCGACGTCATTCTCCACGTCCGCGACATCTCGCATGAAGACGCCGAAGCGCAGCAGCGCGACGTCGATACCGTGCTGCGCCAGCTCGGGATCGATCCCGACGCCGGCCGCATCCTCGAGGTCTGGAACAAGATCGATCGCTTCGATCCCGAGATGCGCGAGAACCTGACCAATATCGCCGCCCGCCGCCCGCCGGAGCGGCCGTGCTTCCTGGTCTCCGCCGAAACCGGCGAGGGGGTCGATGCGCTGCTGGCCGCGATCGAGGACCGGCTGGCGGCGACGCGGATGACGCTGGATCTGTCGATCGACGCCGCCGACGGCGCCGGCATCAGCTGGCTGCACCGCAACTCGGAAGTGCTCAACAAGGAGCTTCACGACGGGCGCTACGACATGACCGTTCGCGTCGACGAGACCAAGCGCGACATCGTCGTCAACCGTTTCGACGCGGTGCCGCATCCATTGTGA
- the mazG gene encoding nucleoside triphosphate pyrophosphohydrolase — protein sequence MTPSRDISRLLEIMAALRTPGSGCPWDLEQDFATIAPYTIEEAYEVADAIARGDLDDLRDELGDLLLQVVYHARMAEEQDAFAFGDVVEAVTRKMIRRHPHVFADSDGRLTPPGVTSAWERIKAEERAERAARRPDEEASHQSLLSGVKAGLPALTRAMELQRKASSVGFDWNDPREVLRKIREEADEIEAALDRGDAQELAEETGDLLFALVNLARHVGADPDLALRGTNAKFERRFGYIERTLAAQGRSLQDASLTEMDALWDEAKGQE from the coding sequence ATGACCCCTTCCCGCGATATTTCACGCCTGCTCGAGATCATGGCGGCGCTGCGCACGCCCGGCAGTGGTTGTCCATGGGACCTCGAGCAGGATTTTGCGACCATCGCGCCCTACACCATCGAGGAAGCCTATGAGGTGGCCGACGCCATTGCGCGCGGCGATCTCGACGATCTCAGGGACGAACTTGGCGATCTCCTGCTGCAGGTGGTCTATCATGCCCGGATGGCCGAGGAGCAGGATGCGTTCGCGTTCGGCGACGTGGTCGAGGCGGTCACCCGCAAGATGATCCGGCGGCATCCGCACGTCTTCGCCGACAGTGACGGCCGGCTGACGCCACCTGGCGTCACGAGCGCCTGGGAGCGCATCAAGGCCGAGGAGCGCGCCGAACGCGCGGCGCGGCGGCCGGACGAGGAAGCCTCGCACCAATCGCTGCTGTCGGGTGTCAAGGCGGGACTGCCGGCCTTGACGCGCGCGATGGAATTGCAGCGCAAGGCCTCCAGCGTCGGCTTCGACTGGAACGATCCCCGCGAAGTCCTGCGCAAGATTCGCGAGGAAGCCGACGAGATCGAGGCCGCGCTCGATCGCGGCGACGCGCAAGAACTCGCGGAAGAAACCGGCGATCTCCTGTTCGCGCTGGTCAACCTGGCGCGCCATGTCGGCGCCGATCCGGACCTGGCGCTACGCGGCACCAACGCCAAGTTCGAACGCCGCTTCGGCTATATCGAGCGCACGCTGGCGGCGCAGGGGCGTTCGCTGCAGGACGCCTCGCTCACGGAGATGGACGCGCTGTGGGACGAGGCGAAGGGCCAAGAATAG
- the queC gene encoding 7-cyano-7-deazaguanine synthase QueC, whose amino-acid sequence MSDQFQSETALVLFSGGQDSATCLAWALQRFARVEMLGFDYGQRHAIELECRARLLDGMKSLRADWAAKLGESHTLAIPTLAEISDTALTRDVAIAMGADGLPNTFVPGRNLVFLTFAAALAYRRGITHIIGGMCETDYSGYPDCRDETIKALQKALSLGMARGFELHTPLMWLDKASTWKLAHDLGGAGLVDLIREHSHTCYLGERGARHDWGYGCGECPACALRAKGWREYAARTA is encoded by the coding sequence ATGAGCGACCAATTTCAATCCGAAACCGCGCTGGTGCTGTTTTCCGGCGGACAGGATTCCGCCACCTGTCTCGCCTGGGCGCTGCAGCGCTTTGCGCGCGTCGAAATGCTCGGCTTTGATTACGGGCAGCGCCATGCCATCGAACTCGAATGCCGCGCCCGTCTGCTCGACGGCATGAAATCGCTGCGCGCGGATTGGGCGGCCAAGCTCGGCGAGAGCCATACGCTGGCCATTCCGACGCTCGCTGAAATCTCCGACACCGCGCTGACCCGCGATGTCGCGATCGCGATGGGGGCGGACGGCCTGCCCAACACCTTCGTGCCCGGCCGCAATCTGGTGTTCCTGACCTTCGCCGCCGCGCTCGCCTACCGGCGCGGCATCACCCATATCATTGGCGGCATGTGCGAGACCGACTATTCCGGCTATCCGGACTGCCGCGACGAGACCATCAAGGCGCTGCAGAAAGCCCTCAGCCTCGGCATGGCAAGGGGCTTCGAACTGCACACGCCGCTGATGTGGCTGGACAAGGCCTCGACCTGGAAGCTGGCGCATGATCTGGGCGGGGCAGGGCTGGTCGACCTGATCCGCGAGCATTCCCACACCTGCTATCTCGGCGAACGCGGCGCGCGGCACGACTGGGGTTACGGCTGCGGCGAATGCCCGGCCTGCGCGCTGCGCGCCAAGGGTTGGCGCGAATATGCGGCGCGGACCGCCTAG
- a CDS encoding nitrile hydratase accessory protein codes for MPLDPQAAQHATSAVPGIPRDADGPVFREPWEAQAFAMAVALHARGLFTWPEWAATLADEIKRAQAAGDADTGETYYRHWLATLERLIAEKGVTTPETLHRYRDAWDHAADRTPHGSPIVLQPEDFAS; via the coding sequence ATGCCGCTCGATCCGCAAGCCGCGCAACATGCGACCAGCGCCGTCCCCGGCATTCCCCGCGATGCCGATGGGCCGGTGTTTCGCGAACCCTGGGAGGCACAGGCCTTCGCGATGGCGGTGGCGCTGCATGCCCGCGGCCTGTTCACCTGGCCCGAATGGGCGGCAACGCTGGCCGATGAAATCAAGCGCGCCCAGGCGGCCGGCGATGCCGATACCGGCGAGACCTATTACCGGCACTGGCTGGCGACACTGGAACGGCTGATCGCCGAAAAGGGGGTAACGACACCAGAGACCCTGCATCGCTACCGCGACGCCTGGGACCACGCCGCTGACCGCACGCCGCATGGCTCGCCGATCGTCTTGCAGCCGGAAGATTTTGCGAGCTAG
- the nthB gene encoding nitrile hydratase subunit beta: protein MDGAHDMGGVAWSGPVRPEPNEPVFHAEWERRAFAITLAMAMPGGWNIDMSRFARENRPPEDYLSKSYYQIWLAGLEQLMLERGLIAADEIEAGKPLHPAKPVARTLSRDGVAAMLHRGGPTEREAKGPARFAVGDRVRTRMIHPPTHTRLPRYVRGHVGTIEMLHGVHVFPDSNSLGEENPQWLYTVTFDGRELWGPDGDASVKTSVDAWESYLETA from the coding sequence ATGGATGGCGCGCACGATATGGGCGGCGTCGCATGGTCCGGTCCGGTGCGACCTGAGCCGAACGAGCCGGTGTTTCACGCTGAATGGGAGCGGCGCGCCTTCGCGATCACGCTGGCGATGGCGATGCCCGGCGGCTGGAACATCGACATGTCACGCTTTGCCCGCGAGAACCGTCCGCCCGAGGATTATCTGAGCAAGAGCTATTACCAGATCTGGCTCGCAGGCCTCGAACAACTGATGCTGGAACGCGGACTGATCGCGGCCGACGAGATCGAGGCCGGCAAGCCGCTGCATCCGGCCAAACCGGTGGCGCGGACACTGTCGCGCGACGGCGTCGCGGCCATGCTGCACCGGGGCGGGCCGACCGAGCGCGAGGCGAAGGGCCCTGCTCGCTTCGCCGTCGGCGATCGCGTCCGCACCAGGATGATCCATCCGCCGACGCATACGCGGCTGCCGCGCTATGTGCGCGGGCATGTCGGCACCATCGAGATGCTGCATGGAGTTCACGTATTTCCGGACAGCAACTCGCTGGGCGAAGAGAATCCGCAATGGCTCTACACCGTGACCTTCGACGGCCGCGAATTGTGGGGCCCTGACGGCGATGCCTCGGTAAAGACGTCGGTCGACGCCTGGGAATCCTATCTGGAGACCGCCTGA
- the nthA gene encoding nitrile hydratase subunit alpha, with translation MTSHDHDHHHHDHDHSELSETQLRVRALETILTEKGYVDPAALDLLIETYETKVGPRNGARVVARAWSDPAFRARLLKDATPAIAELGYAGRQGEHLMAVENTPRLHNMVVCTLCSCYPWPVLGLPPVWYKSAPYRSKAVKDPRGVLADFGFELPEGTDIRVWDSTAEIRYLVLPMRPAGTEGWSEERLADLVTRDSMIGTGLPKQPHEVA, from the coding sequence ATGACCAGCCATGACCACGACCACCATCATCACGATCACGACCATTCGGAATTGTCCGAGACCCAGCTGCGGGTACGCGCGCTCGAGACCATCCTGACCGAAAAGGGCTATGTCGATCCGGCCGCGCTCGATCTCTTGATCGAGACCTACGAGACCAAGGTCGGGCCGCGTAACGGCGCCCGCGTGGTAGCGCGGGCCTGGTCCGATCCAGCCTTTCGCGCCCGCCTGCTCAAGGACGCTACGCCGGCGATTGCGGAACTCGGCTATGCCGGACGCCAGGGCGAGCACCTCATGGCGGTCGAAAATACCCCGCGCCTTCACAACATGGTCGTGTGCACGCTGTGCTCCTGCTACCCATGGCCGGTGCTCGGGCTGCCGCCGGTCTGGTACAAATCCGCGCCCTATCGCTCGAAGGCGGTGAAGGACCCGCGTGGCGTGCTGGCGGATTTCGGTTTTGAATTGCCCGAAGGCACCGATATCCGGGTCTGGGATTCGACCGCGGAAATCCGCTATCTGGTGCTGCCGATGCGTCCCGCCGGCACCGAGGGCTGGAGCGAGGAACGGCTGGCGGACCTCGTCACCCGCGACAGCATGATCGGCACCGGTTTGCCGAAACAGCCGCACGAGGTCGCCTGA